The following coding sequences are from one Diabrotica virgifera virgifera chromosome 2, PGI_DIABVI_V3a window:
- the LOC114332106 gene encoding glycine receptor subunit alpha-2-like, whose product MTCDLKLEFIFSFTVMILIQISYATVPKPRNPDAQNKTKSIIPESYIKEIRPPTMEGKPIEVDFSIRVMDINSINVEDMDFRMDMFLKQEWQDARIKIPEEMFDYGDDSVTLPSQFFENLWQPDLYFLNSKVVEIATLTHKFSSVTLFKNKTIRYAARMHAIVACQMEFYHYPMDTQICPIAVESFSYNANKMLLKWHGAGVTIIPELKLLQYNILPLILEETYAYTVEKNGNFSRLLVYFRFERQIGHHLIQTFAPSTLVVVLSWFSFWLDLDAIPARVTLLVTCLLTLVTMFTGLRSDIPAVAYVKALDLWMAGCMISVFAALGEFVIVKVLHGKFNILKAKEAKLAKKDTIIAQWAAPPSPKYAHTFRYKNMAKHRFIPLYWKTEGGKEKIMWKEIDRIARIVFPSFFFFFSLMYWTILIFGSSI is encoded by the exons ATGACCTGTGATTTGAAGTTAgagtttattttttcatttactgt AATGATTTTAATACAGATATCATATGCAACAGTACCCAAACCTCGAAATCCAGATGCCCAAAATAAGACGAAAAGTATCATTCCAGAAAGTTACATTAAAG AAATACGACCGCCTACAATGGAAGGAAAACCAATAGAAGTTGACTTCAGTATAAGGGTCATGGACATCAATTCCATAAACGTGGAAGACATGGATTTTCG TATGGACATGTTTCTGAAACAGGAGTGGCAAGACGCCAGAATCAAAATACCAGAAGAAATGTTCGACTATGGCGACGACTCTGTAACTTTACCTtcacaattttttgaaaatttgtggcAACCTGATTTGTACTTTTTAAACTCCAAAGTAGTGG AAATTGCAACGCTGACTCACAAGTTTTCTTCAGTTAcgttatttaaaaacaaaactaTACGATATGCCGCCAGAATGCACGCTATAGTTGCTTGCCAAATGGAGTTTTACCATTATCCAATGGATACTCAAATTTGTCCAATAGCGGTAGAAAGCT TTTCCTACAACGCTAATAAAATGTTACTGAAGTGGCATGGAGCAGGTGTTACCATCATTCCAGAACTAAAATTACTTCAATATAATATACTTCCtttaattttagaagaaacatatgCCTACACAGTGGAAAAAAATG GAAACTTTTCAAGACTGCTTGTATATTTTCGATTCGAAAGACAAATAGGCCACCATCTCATCCAAACCTTTGCCCCATCGACTTTGGTGGTAGTACTTTCCTGGTTCAGCTTTTGGTTAGACCTAGATGCGATACCAGCCAGAGTAACACTTCTAGTTACTTGTCTACTGACTTTGGTCACTATGTTTACCGGTTTGAGGTCTGATATTCCAGCTGTAGCATATGTTAAG GCTTTGGATCTGTGGATGGCCGGTTGCATGATATCAGTTTTCGCAGCTCTAGGGGAATTTGTCATAGTCAAAGTTTTACAtggaaaatttaatattttaaaagcgAAAGAAGCCAAACTTGCCAAAAAG GATACTATCATAGCACAATGGGCTGCTCCACCGTCACCAAAATATGCCCATACTTTCAGATATAAAAATATGGCTAAGCACAGGTTTATTCCTCTTTATTGGAAAACG GAAGGAGGTAAAGAAAAGATAATGTGGAAAGAAATAGACAGGATAGCTAGAATAGTGTTTCcgtcttttttcttctttttctcacTTATGTACTGGACAATCCTAATTTTTGGTAGTTCAATCTAG
- the LOC114332120 gene encoding histone H1-III-like → MPGKTTQMSSSRKTGKICTACNRDLPETCGPAPEFVTIRKSAAPAKSPKPTVSKKTSTTKSSSQKKTSKAVSKQTSTKKPASPKKIDKKASPKKTVKKSTPASKTSSKPKKTVARKKTPCEMGQCGDYSSDCSSHSSDCSCSSCCSSDEPEYNGKCKKC, encoded by the coding sequence ATGCCAGGTAAAACTACTCAAATGTCAAGCTCCCGCAAAACGGGGAAAATTTGTACAGCTTGTAATCGTGATTTGCCTGAGACATGTGGACCAGCTCCAGAATTTGTTACAATAAGAAAATCAGCTGCACCTGCTAAATCCCCAAAACCAACAGTTTCGAAGAAAACATCGACTACAAAATCTTCATCTCAAAAGAAAACTAGCAAAGCAGTTTCAAAGCAAACCTCGACAAAGAAACCCGCATCTccaaaaaaaattgacaaaaaggCATCTCCAAAGAAAACGGTAAAAAAGTCGACACCCGCATCTAAAACGTCTTCCAAACCAAAGAAAACTGTCGCGCGAAAGAAGACTCCTTGTGAGATGGGACAATGTGGAGACTACAGCTCGGACTGCTCTTCACATTCCTCAGACTGCAGCTGCAGTAGCTGCTGTTCATCAGATGAGCCCGAATACAACGGCAAATGCAAGAAGTGTTAG